Proteins encoded by one window of Clostridium cagae:
- a CDS encoding chitinase yields the protein MLKRFKQIISVCTLFLLAFFLLPIQGVQASSGLGNKLLVGYWHNFDNGTGIIKLKDVSTKWDVINVAFGETYGDRSVVEFTPCYNETEFISDINYLHSIGKKVVLSIGGQNGVVLLQDDSSKQKFINSISSLIDKYKFDGLDIDLETGISLNGGDNDFKNPTTPQIVNLISSIKELSNKYGSDFIISMAPETAYVQGGITAYANIWGAYLPIIYGVKDKLTYIHVQHYNAGGNQGLDGNNYTQGTADYEVAMAEMLLNGFPIAGNKNNMFPALKETQVMIGLPATQAAAPSGGYISPTEMKKALNYIIKGTSFGGKYKLVNSTGYSDFRGLMSWSINWDAKNNFEFSNSYREYFNNIK from the coding sequence ATGTTAAAAAGATTTAAACAGATAATATCAGTGTGTACATTATTTTTACTAGCATTTTTTCTTTTACCAATTCAAGGTGTACAAGCATCATCAGGGTTAGGAAATAAATTACTTGTTGGATATTGGCACAATTTTGATAATGGAACAGGAATTATTAAATTAAAAGATGTATCTACAAAATGGGATGTTATAAATGTGGCATTTGGAGAGACATATGGAGATAGATCAGTTGTAGAATTTACTCCATGTTATAATGAAACAGAATTTATTTCAGATATAAATTATCTTCATAGTATAGGTAAAAAAGTTGTACTTTCAATTGGTGGACAAAATGGAGTTGTATTATTACAAGATGATTCATCTAAACAAAAATTTATAAACTCAATTTCATCATTAATAGACAAATATAAATTTGATGGATTAGATATAGATTTAGAAACAGGAATATCATTAAATGGTGGAGATAATGATTTTAAAAATCCAACAACACCGCAAATTGTAAACTTAATATCTAGCATAAAAGAATTATCCAATAAATATGGATCAGATTTTATTATAAGTATGGCACCAGAAACAGCGTATGTACAAGGTGGTATAACAGCTTATGCAAATATATGGGGTGCATATCTTCCGATAATATATGGTGTTAAAGATAAATTGACATATATTCATGTTCAACATTATAATGCAGGTGGAAATCAAGGCTTAGATGGAAATAACTATACTCAAGGAACTGCAGATTATGAAGTTGCAATGGCAGAAATGCTACTAAATGGATTTCCTATAGCAGGAAATAAAAATAATATGTTCCCAGCATTAAAAGAAACACAAGTAATGATAGGGTTACCAGCTACTCAAGCAGCAGCTCCAAGTGGTGGATATATAAGTCCAACAGAAATGAAGAAAGCTTTAAATTATATAATAAAAGGAACTTCTTTTGGTGGAAAATACAAATTAGTAAATAGCACTGGATATAGTGATTTCAGAGGCTTAATGTCATGGTCTATAAATTGGGATGCAAAAAATAATTTTGAGTTTTCAAATAGTTATAGAGAATATTTTAATAATATAAAATAA
- a CDS encoding response regulator transcription factor — MRILIIEDDKELANIVKIGLEGFGFSSDVANTAEDGEEKIFINEYDTVLLDLNLPDKDGLEVLKDIRENGITTPIIIITARIEVKERAIGLDLGSDDYIVKPFDLIELRARINAVVRRLYGRTNAEIKIGDLLINPKTRVVMYSLKPVKLSAKEFDVLEYIANNHPHVVSSESIAEHVYDEFFDPFSSVLRVHISNLKKKLKQASGQELLLTLRGKGYRIWEID; from the coding sequence ATGAGAATACTTATTATAGAAGATGATAAAGAACTGGCTAATATAGTTAAAATAGGACTTGAAGGTTTTGGATTTTCCTCAGATGTTGCAAATACAGCAGAAGATGGAGAAGAAAAAATATTTATTAATGAATATGATACTGTTTTATTAGATTTAAATTTACCAGATAAAGATGGTCTTGAGGTTTTAAAAGATATAAGAGAAAATGGAATAACAACACCAATAATAATTATTACAGCTAGAATTGAAGTAAAGGAAAGAGCTATAGGATTAGATTTAGGTTCAGATGATTATATAGTAAAACCTTTTGATTTAATAGAATTAAGAGCAAGGATAAATGCAGTTGTAAGAAGACTTTACGGAAGAACAAATGCAGAAATAAAAATAGGTGACTTATTAATAAATCCTAAAACTAGAGTAGTTATGTATAGTTTAAAACCAGTAAAATTATCAGCTAAAGAATTTGATGTGTTAGAATATATTGCTAATAATCATCCACATGTAGTTTCAAGTGAAAGTATAGCGGAGCATGTATATGATGAATTTTTTGATCCATTTTCATCAGTTCTTAGAGTACATATATCGAATTTGAAAAAAAAGCTTAAACAAGCATCAGGTCAGGAACTTTTATTAACATTAAGAGGAAAAGGATATAGAATATGGGAAATAGATTAA
- a CDS encoding sensor histidine kinase gives MGNRLNYKRKLNILLITYSFFITMIVLILGFILIKNIARPISNTENYFVAYSQDELITGIAYGGIETKIDELPTKTFNIIDMQKNYNKEILSKGIVVMLVVFAIVMVASILVSKSISKKVIAPIEKIASSLPEVINGNEIEIHGHIFEKELSGVGSALTKYSQKIKMLLNEANSINSYISHEQKNTLAILRGKIQLEEWDELIGLVDKMSSSLDDILALNATEDIECDEEVDLGIVCAEAVDVYSKLYKNIELEIDEEEIPMIKGRELWMYRAVCNLIENAIKYGDNSKVIVKAYNKNGSAIICVEDNGKGVDKEIIDKIFNYKYRGQNLKKDGYGIGLSLVYQITNICGGITFVDSESGKGAKFYMAFKALTIY, from the coding sequence ATGGGAAATAGATTAAATTACAAAAGAAAACTAAATATATTGTTAATTACATATTCATTTTTCATTACCATGATAGTGTTAATATTAGGATTTATTTTAATAAAAAATATAGCTAGACCTATAAGCAATACAGAAAACTATTTTGTTGCATATAGTCAAGATGAACTTATAACAGGTATAGCTTATGGAGGAATTGAAACTAAAATAGATGAGTTACCAACCAAGACTTTTAATATTATTGATATGCAGAAAAATTACAATAAAGAAATACTTTCTAAGGGAATTGTAGTAATGTTAGTGGTATTTGCTATTGTTATGGTGGCATCTATATTAGTATCAAAATCTATAAGTAAAAAAGTAATCGCTCCCATAGAGAAAATAGCATCATCTTTACCGGAGGTGATTAATGGAAATGAAATTGAAATACATGGACATATTTTTGAAAAAGAACTTAGTGGAGTAGGAAGTGCTTTAACTAAGTACTCACAAAAAATAAAGATGTTATTAAATGAAGCAAATAGTATTAATTCATATATAAGCCATGAGCAGAAAAATACATTAGCAATATTAAGAGGAAAGATACAGTTAGAAGAGTGGGATGAATTAATAGGATTAGTTGATAAAATGAGTTCTAGTTTAGATGATATATTGGCATTAAATGCAACTGAGGATATAGAGTGTGATGAAGAAGTAGATTTAGGTATTGTATGTGCTGAAGCAGTTGATGTATACAGTAAACTGTATAAGAACATAGAACTTGAAATAGATGAAGAAGAAATACCTATGATAAAAGGAAGAGAGCTTTGGATGTATAGAGCAGTATGTAATCTTATAGAAAATGCAATAAAGTATGGTGATAATAGTAAAGTTATAGTTAAGGCATATAACAAAAATGGCAGTGCTATAATTTGTGTTGAGGATAATGGAAAAGGCGTAGATAAAGAAATTATTGATAAGATATTTAACTATAAATATAGAGGGCAAAATCTAAAGAAGGATGGATATGGTATAGGGCTTAGTCTTGTTTATCAAATAACTAACATTTGTGGGGGAATTACATTTGTAGATAGTGAAAGTGGAAAAGGAGCAAAATTTTATATGGCATTTAAGGCATTAACAATATATTAA
- a CDS encoding ABC transporter permease, whose amino-acid sequence MYIFKNAMKNIWRNKGRNSLIGIIILGIIVSTVVAFSINTTTDEIIKDYKNRFGSEVTLSPDMEKLMSQSQTGKRPEAITNKQYFDFAKSEYIKESIFKTEFGVLSKTLKAVDEDVDKNNGMLSSTVIGVDGKPTQTDPPKMKMVGNSDLKSLEEFNNDKRKIIEGEIYKEKDECVVSKEFAELNNIKVGDIIDVNRVVNIDEEPFKLKVSGIYLDATDEYSGLPFKEAYMNRRNEILTSFETAQGMYKNEDLYVDAKYFLKDPDMLKDFEKEIRAKGLPNIFNVATDEASYNKIVGPVEGLSSITLMFVLVVLGLGSIILILLNTLSIKERKYEIGVLRAIGMKKWKVALGLISEALMVTVICLGIGTCVGSIVAQPVSNTLLQKQIASQKEAQNKPTNGFMITTGNSNGATDLDTISEIDVKLNEKALLEVTGIALLIVLLSGAVGVSYITKYEPRKILTERG is encoded by the coding sequence ATGTATATTTTTAAAAATGCCATGAAAAATATTTGGCGAAATAAAGGCAGGAATAGTTTAATAGGAATAATAATACTAGGTATAATAGTTTCAACTGTAGTTGCTTTTAGTATTAATACAACAACAGATGAAATAATAAAGGATTATAAAAATAGGTTTGGAAGCGAAGTAACTTTATCACCAGACATGGAAAAGCTAATGAGTCAAAGCCAAACTGGGAAGAGGCCAGAAGCTATAACAAACAAGCAATATTTTGATTTTGCAAAGTCAGAATATATTAAGGAGAGTATTTTTAAAACAGAATTTGGTGTGTTGTCAAAGACGTTAAAGGCAGTTGATGAAGATGTTGATAAAAATAATGGCATGTTATCAAGTACTGTAATTGGAGTTGATGGAAAGCCAACACAAACAGATCCACCTAAAATGAAGATGGTTGGTAATTCAGATTTAAAATCATTAGAAGAATTTAATAATGATAAGAGAAAAATAATTGAAGGTGAAATTTACAAAGAAAAAGATGAATGTGTTGTAAGTAAAGAATTTGCTGAGCTTAATAATATAAAGGTTGGAGACATTATAGATGTTAACAGAGTAGTAAACATAGATGAAGAACCATTTAAACTAAAGGTATCAGGTATATATTTAGATGCAACAGATGAATATAGTGGACTACCTTTTAAAGAAGCATATATGAATAGAAGAAATGAAATATTAACAAGCTTTGAAACTGCTCAAGGAATGTACAAAAATGAGGATTTATACGTAGATGCAAAGTATTTCTTAAAGGATCCAGACATGTTAAAGGATTTTGAAAAGGAAATAAGAGCTAAAGGACTACCTAATATCTTCAATGTAGCTACAGATGAAGCAAGTTATAATAAAATTGTAGGACCAGTTGAAGGATTAAGCTCTATAACATTAATGTTTGTATTAGTAGTACTTGGGTTAGGTTCAATAATATTAATACTATTAAATACATTATCAATAAAGGAAAGAAAATATGAAATTGGTGTATTACGTGCAATAGGAATGAAAAAGTGGAAAGTAGCCTTAGGATTAATTTCAGAAGCTTTAATGGTAACTGTAATATGCTTAGGAATTGGAACATGTGTTGGAAGTATAGTAGCACAACCTGTATCAAACACCTTATTGCAAAAACAAATTGCAAGTCAAAAAGAAGCTCAAAATAAGCCAACTAATGGATTTATGATTACAACAGGAAATTCTAATGGAGCAACAGATTTAGATACTATATCAGAAATAGATGTTAAATTAAATGAAAAAGCATTGTTAGAGGTAACTGGAATTGCATTATTAATAGTTCTACTTAGTGGTGCTGTAGGAGTTAGCTATATTACAAAATATGAACCAAGAAAAATACTTACAGAGAGGGGATAA
- a CDS encoding ABC transporter ATP-binding protein, with product MAILRVKNISYSYEGTKKLIFKDISVDFEKGKIYSIIGKSGAGKTSLLSLIAGLDNFIAGDILYNDKSLNNIDKDNYRAKEIGVIFQGYNLLTNTSALENILLSMDISRVNVEDKKTYAFELLNKVGIDKQTALRKVLQLSGGEQQRVAIARALSHNPDIIIADEPTGNLDNETEGEILNILEELAHKEDKCIIIVTHSKRVANFADETWGLTNGNLIFIKE from the coding sequence ATGGCAATATTAAGGGTAAAAAATATTTCATATTCGTATGAAGGGACAAAAAAGCTAATCTTTAAGGATATAAGTGTAGATTTTGAAAAAGGAAAAATTTATTCAATTATAGGTAAATCAGGTGCAGGAAAAACAAGTCTACTATCATTAATAGCTGGATTGGACAATTTCATAGCTGGAGACATATTATATAATGATAAGTCATTAAATAACATAGATAAGGATAATTATAGAGCAAAGGAAATTGGTGTTATATTTCAAGGATATAATCTTTTGACTAATACATCAGCGCTTGAAAATATATTATTATCAATGGATATCAGTAGAGTAAATGTTGAGGATAAAAAAACTTATGCGTTTGAATTATTAAATAAAGTTGGCATAGATAAACAAACTGCATTAAGAAAGGTTTTACAATTATCAGGGGGAGAGCAGCAAAGAGTTGCAATTGCAAGAGCTTTATCCCATAATCCAGACATAATTATAGCAGATGAACCAACAGGTAATTTAGATAATGAAACTGAAGGTGAAATACTTAATATATTAGAAGAGTTAGCACATAAAGAAGATAAATGTATAATTATTGTAACTCATTCTAAAAGAGTTGCTAACTTTGCAGATGAAACATGGGGACTTACAAATGGAAATTTGATATTTATCAAGGAATGA
- a CDS encoding response regulator transcription factor codes for MFNVLIIDDEVEIVELIEVYLVNEGYKVFKAYNGSDGINIINEEKIHLVVLDVMMPGIDGFQVCMKIRKDYNIPIIMLSAKSQDVDKIQGLSTGADDYMIKPFNPMELIARVKSQIRRYVFLNEKSNKSNDIDIIEFKDITINKKNHKVLFLGKELKLTPIEYEILLLLANNLGTVFSAEDIFKEVWKEKYFEGNNTVMVHIWRLREKIEENPKEPKIIETVWGVGYKIEE; via the coding sequence ATGTTTAATGTGTTAATTATAGATGATGAAGTTGAAATAGTTGAACTTATAGAAGTATATTTGGTTAATGAAGGGTATAAGGTTTTTAAAGCGTATAATGGTAGCGATGGTATTAACATAATAAATGAAGAAAAAATTCATCTTGTTGTTTTAGACGTAATGATGCCAGGTATAGATGGATTTCAAGTATGTATGAAAATTCGGAAAGATTACAATATACCAATAATAATGCTTAGTGCAAAAAGTCAAGATGTGGACAAGATACAAGGTTTATCAACTGGAGCAGATGACTATATGATAAAGCCATTTAATCCTATGGAACTTATTGCTAGAGTTAAATCTCAAATAAGGAGATATGTATTTTTAAATGAGAAAAGCAATAAATCTAATGATATTGATATTATTGAATTTAAAGATATAACTATAAATAAAAAGAATCATAAAGTGTTATTTTTAGGGAAAGAATTGAAATTGACGCCAATAGAGTATGAGATTTTGTTACTACTAGCAAATAATTTAGGTACAGTATTTAGTGCTGAGGATATATTTAAAGAGGTTTGGAAAGAAAAATACTTTGAAGGAAATAATACTGTCATGGTTCATATTTGGAGGCTTAGGGAAAAGATTGAGGAAAATCCTAAAGAACCTAAGATAATAGAGACGGTATGGGGAGTTGGATATAAAATTGAAGAGTAG
- a CDS encoding sensor histidine kinase: MKSRSIKYNIIINLFLSGVQAFTITMLLFILSFGTLHILSKKLYVSFLNSYNNNRTVETILIFVIFFIFICSACFMFIKKMNNITDYIEEISKTLNLVATGTMDVTIPIRRKDELGTLASDVNKMAYNLNELMKKERKWENQKNNLITNLSHDLRTPLTSILGFLELIEKDTNNDEKLNHYCNISLEKAKNLKNSIDQLFEFTKINNVDLKLNKTEISIEALIEQVTMGFIPAFEDNNMEFRIKSKNKGLKINADPILLARAFENIVINSIKYASEGKYLDIIIEKENDKAIVKFVNYGEEIKQKDIENMFNRFYRVEKSCNKKEGTGLGLAIVKTVIELHLGEINVASSKEETQFKIKIPINM, from the coding sequence TTGAAGAGTAGAAGTATAAAGTATAATATAATTATTAATCTTTTTCTAAGTGGAGTACAAGCATTTACAATTACAATGTTATTATTTATTTTAAGTTTTGGAACATTACATATTTTATCTAAAAAACTTTATGTAAGTTTTTTAAATTCTTATAATAATAATAGGACGGTGGAGACAATTTTAATTTTCGTTATTTTCTTCATATTTATATGTTCTGCGTGTTTTATGTTTATAAAAAAGATGAATAATATTACAGATTATATAGAAGAAATATCTAAAACATTAAATTTAGTGGCTACAGGAACAATGGATGTTACTATTCCCATTAGAAGAAAAGATGAACTTGGAACTTTAGCAAGTGATGTAAATAAAATGGCTTATAATTTAAATGAATTAATGAAAAAGGAAAGAAAATGGGAAAATCAAAAGAACAATTTGATTACTAATTTATCACATGATTTAAGAACACCATTAACTTCAATTCTTGGGTTCTTAGAATTAATAGAAAAAGATACTAATAATGATGAAAAACTGAATCATTATTGCAACATATCATTAGAAAAAGCTAAAAATCTAAAAAACTCTATAGATCAGCTTTTTGAATTTACTAAAATAAACAATGTAGATTTAAAGCTTAATAAAACTGAAATAAGTATAGAAGCATTAATCGAGCAAGTAACTATGGGATTTATACCAGCTTTTGAAGATAATAATATGGAATTTAGAATAAAATCAAAAAACAAAGGCTTAAAAATAAATGCAGATCCTATTTTGCTTGCTAGAGCTTTTGAAAACATAGTAATCAACAGTATTAAATATGCTAGTGAAGGCAAATATTTAGATATAATTATAGAAAAAGAAAATGACAAGGCTATAGTTAAGTTTGTGAATTATGGAGAAGAAATAAAACAAAAGGACATAGAGAATATGTTTAACAGATTCTATAGAGTAGAAAAATCTTGTAATAAAAAAGAAGGCACAGGATTAGGATTAGCAATTGTAAAAACAGTAATTGAATTGCATTTAGGTGAAATAAATGTTGCAAGTTCTAAAGAAGAAACACAATTTAAAATTAAAATCCCTATTAATATGTGA
- the modA gene encoding molybdate ABC transporter substrate-binding protein, which produces MKKRNSLILILTLLIVAIMLGGCGQASKPTTANNEKDKSLLIYCAAGLKKPMDEIGEKFEKQNGIKAEFTYANASDLIGQMEISHKGDICVLPSNKDYETANKKELTLDKKDLTYHTPVIAVPKGNPLDIKNLQDFSKSGVRVILGDPETSPLGKLAMKLFTKVGIQDEVKPNVVSTVSTVNEIVTYLSMKKADASIVWEDNALNAAKDIDCVQIPNEQNSVEKVNISTLKSCEDKELCQKFIDFTNSDEGKAIFTKNNLKPIE; this is translated from the coding sequence ATGAAGAAAAGAAATTCACTTATTTTAATTTTAACATTGTTAATAGTTGCTATTATGTTAGGGGGATGCGGACAAGCATCAAAACCTACTACTGCAAATAATGAAAAAGACAAATCTTTATTAATTTATTGTGCTGCAGGTTTAAAAAAGCCAATGGATGAAATAGGAGAAAAATTCGAAAAACAAAATGGTATTAAAGCTGAATTTACTTATGCTAATGCATCAGATCTTATAGGTCAAATGGAGATTTCACATAAAGGAGATATTTGTGTATTACCTTCAAATAAAGACTATGAAACAGCAAATAAAAAAGAATTAACGCTAGATAAAAAGGATTTAACATATCATACGCCTGTAATTGCTGTGCCTAAAGGAAATCCACTTGATATAAAAAACTTACAAGATTTTTCAAAGTCTGGAGTCAGAGTCATCTTAGGAGACCCTGAAACATCACCATTGGGGAAATTAGCTATGAAATTATTTACTAAAGTAGGCATTCAAGATGAGGTAAAACCAAATGTTGTTTCAACAGTTTCTACTGTAAATGAGATAGTAACCTATCTTTCTATGAAAAAAGCAGATGCTTCAATTGTTTGGGAAGATAATGCTCTTAATGCAGCTAAAGATATAGATTGCGTTCAAATTCCAAATGAACAAAATTCAGTTGAAAAGGTAAATATAAGCACTCTGAAAAGTTGTGAAGATAAGGAGCTATGTCAAAAGTTTATTGATTTTACTAATTCAGATGAAGGAAAGGCTATATTTACAAAAAATAATTTAAAACCTATTGAATAA
- a CDS encoding ABC transporter permease has protein sequence MRFNKNLKDIFFKTSICIFLLVFILFIIFAIFGVLLRGLPNLIESLLDKEIQFAIKLSFFTSTISTIICLMFSIPISYGLVRFNFWGKKIINAIVQMPISIPPIASGIALLLLFTTKPIENIVSKLGIDPVFSVYGIIVAHFFINTPYMIRILKVTFESINPKLEFVARTLGYSSCESFFKVTLPLARNGVISGVIIVWTSALGEFGTALMLAGAIRMKTETLPAAIFLNLAGGELDKALAAATILIIMSIVCLSIFQLFEKRNTENIK, from the coding sequence ATGAGATTTAATAAAAATTTAAAAGACATTTTTTTTAAAACATCTATATGTATATTTCTTTTGGTTTTTATATTATTTATAATTTTTGCAATATTTGGGGTATTACTAAGGGGCCTTCCTAATTTAATAGAAAGTCTCTTGGATAAAGAAATTCAGTTTGCAATTAAGTTAAGCTTTTTTACATCAACCATATCAACAATAATTTGTTTGATGTTTTCTATACCTATATCATATGGATTAGTTAGGTTTAACTTTTGGGGTAAAAAAATTATAAATGCAATAGTACAAATGCCAATTTCAATTCCACCAATAGCATCAGGAATAGCTCTTTTATTACTATTTACTACAAAGCCTATAGAAAATATTGTTAGTAAATTAGGAATAGATCCTGTTTTTTCTGTATATGGAATAATAGTAGCTCATTTTTTTATTAATACTCCATATATGATAAGAATTTTAAAAGTAACTTTTGAAAGTATTAATCCTAAGTTAGAATTTGTTGCTAGAACACTTGGTTATAGCAGTTGTGAATCATTTTTTAAGGTAACGCTTCCGTTAGCAAGAAATGGAGTAATTTCAGGAGTTATAATTGTATGGACTAGTGCATTGGGCGAATTTGGTACTGCTCTTATGCTTGCAGGAGCTATTCGTATGAAGACAGAGACATTACCAGCAGCGATATTTTTAAATTTAGCTGGTGGGGAACTGGATAAAGCGTTAGCAGCAGCAACAATATTAATAATTATGTCTATAGTATGTTTGTCTATTTTTCAATTGTTTGAAAAGAGAAATACAGAAAATATAAAATAA
- a CDS encoding ABC transporter ATP-binding protein, giving the protein MLKLEHIYKKLGNFTLKDISFEVKEGEYFVILGPTGAGKTIILEIIAGIYNLDKGSIYINNRNLSNVPPEHRNIGFVYQDYLLFPHLSVRENILFSSKVKSMSKSSAEQALFSICEMLNIEHLLNRNISMLSGGEQQRIAFARAIITSPQILLLDEVSSALDPCTKEIFQQNLKKMHKNLNTTTIHVTHDFNEALYLADRIAVMNNGEILEIGSPKEIFEHPSSEFIAKFTGFSNLFKCKVSDRRAILSNDVKFVVKNNSVLNEAVAAVRGENIFLFLDPRTQSFENKFKGRIVEIINQGFIKKVIVDVGIELNSFVTEKCIEDLKLNPGKEVYVGIKESDIQIL; this is encoded by the coding sequence ATGCTTAAATTAGAGCATATTTATAAAAAACTTGGTAACTTTACACTTAAAGATATAAGTTTTGAAGTAAAAGAAGGGGAATATTTTGTTATATTAGGACCTACAGGAGCAGGTAAGACTATAATTTTAGAAATAATAGCAGGAATTTATAATCTGGATAAAGGGAGTATATATATAAATAATAGAAATTTGAGTAATGTTCCACCAGAGCATAGAAATATAGGATTTGTATATCAAGATTATTTGTTATTTCCTCATTTATCTGTAAGAGAAAATATCCTCTTCAGTTCTAAAGTAAAAAGCATGTCTAAAAGTAGTGCAGAGCAAGCTTTATTTAGTATATGTGAAATGCTTAATATAGAGCATTTATTGAATAGAAATATATCTATGTTAAGTGGAGGAGAACAACAACGCATCGCTTTCGCAAGAGCTATTATTACTTCACCACAAATACTATTATTGGATGAAGTCAGCAGTGCACTTGATCCTTGTACCAAAGAAATTTTTCAACAAAACCTAAAAAAAATGCATAAAAATCTAAATACTACAACTATTCATGTTACTCATGATTTTAATGAGGCTTTGTATTTAGCAGACAGAATAGCAGTTATGAATAATGGAGAAATTCTTGAAATTGGAAGTCCAAAGGAAATATTTGAACATCCTTCATCAGAATTTATAGCTAAATTCACAGGATTTAGTAATCTATTTAAATGTAAGGTAAGTGATAGAAGAGCGATTTTATCAAATGATGTGAAGTTTGTTGTTAAAAATAACAGTGTACTTAACGAGGCAGTAGCTGCAGTACGTGGTGAAAATATTTTTCTGTTCTTAGACCCTAGAACTCAAAGCTTTGAGAATAAATTCAAAGGTAGAATTGTTGAAATTATTAATCAAGGCTTTATAAAAAAAGTTATAGTTGATGTAGGAATTGAATTAAACTCCTTTGTAACAGAAAAATGCATTGAAGATTTAAAGCTAAATCCAGGGAAAGAAGTATATGTGGGAATTAAAGAAAGTGATATACAAATTTTATAA
- a CDS encoding Rossmann-like domain-containing protein has translation MNETEFYNSLFNKFMNIVNDNNFFNDEVKVKGKALKPEEAIGNPDRKDFPIIKGKEKLLEADFRGQKGQAFTDMPNNFEGTLKQIIEMPLKTNFDTAVYIATLNAVCRYLKLTDKTIHCKDGEPEVCAEKFAYYIKEKYGNPKIAMIGYQPAILDNLSKKFPLRIVDLACDTVGKIKYGVLVEDGNKSIDDLLNWCDIVVATGSTIANKTITNFLIDKPTIFFGTTLAGAASLMNLERFCSCSK, from the coding sequence ATGAATGAAACAGAATTTTATAATAGTTTATTTAATAAATTTATGAATATAGTTAATGATAATAATTTTTTTAATGATGAAGTTAAGGTAAAAGGTAAGGCTTTAAAGCCAGAGGAAGCTATAGGAAATCCTGATAGAAAAGATTTTCCTATTATAAAGGGAAAGGAAAAATTGCTTGAAGCGGATTTTAGAGGTCAAAAAGGTCAAGCTTTTACAGATATGCCTAATAATTTTGAAGGAACTTTAAAACAAATTATTGAAATGCCTTTAAAAACTAATTTTGATACAGCGGTATATATTGCAACTTTAAATGCTGTATGTAGATATTTAAAATTAACAGATAAAACTATTCATTGCAAGGATGGAGAACCAGAAGTATGTGCAGAGAAATTTGCTTATTATATTAAAGAGAAGTATGGCAATCCTAAAATAGCGATGATAGGGTATCAACCTGCGATATTAGACAACCTTTCTAAAAAATTTCCACTTAGAATTGTAGATTTAGCTTGTGATACAGTAGGTAAGATTAAATACGGTGTGTTAGTTGAAGATGGAAATAAATCTATAGATGATTTGTTGAATTGGTGTGATATAGTAGTTGCTACAGGCAGCACAATAGCAAATAAAACAATAACAAATTTTTTAATCGATAAACCTACTATTTTTTTTGGTACAACACTTGCAGGAGCAGCATCTTTAATGAATCTTGAAAGATTTTGTTCATGTTCAAAATAA